A genomic window from Streptomyces mirabilis includes:
- the panC gene encoding pantoate--beta-alanine ligase: MTTTLLRTADELHARVRRGSRAVVMTMGALHEGHATLIRAAREIAGPEGEVVVTVFVNPLQFGAGEDLDRYPRTLDADLKIAEEAGADAVFAPSVDEVYPGGDPQVRLSAGPMGERLEGAVRPGHFDGMLTVVAKLLHLTRPDAALFGQKDAQQLALIRRMVRDLNFGVEIVGVPTVREEDGLALSSRNRYLSPEERRTALALSQALFAGRDRHAAQEALRARAREVPATRARAEALSAIGESRAAADAHAVAKAVPGAPAAVRAAARLVLDEAARLQPPLVLDYLALVDPSDFTEIEDDFTGEAVLAVAARVGTTRLIDNLPLTFGAAS, translated from the coding sequence ATGACCACCACCCTGCTGCGCACCGCCGACGAGCTGCACGCGCGCGTACGGCGCGGCAGCCGGGCCGTCGTGATGACCATGGGCGCCCTGCACGAGGGCCATGCCACGCTGATCCGCGCCGCCCGCGAGATCGCCGGGCCCGAGGGCGAGGTCGTCGTCACGGTCTTCGTGAACCCGCTCCAGTTCGGCGCGGGCGAGGACCTCGACCGCTACCCGCGCACGCTCGACGCCGACCTCAAGATCGCCGAGGAGGCGGGCGCGGACGCCGTGTTCGCCCCCTCCGTGGACGAGGTCTACCCCGGCGGCGACCCCCAGGTACGCCTCTCCGCGGGTCCCATGGGCGAGCGCCTGGAGGGTGCCGTGCGCCCCGGTCACTTCGACGGGATGCTCACCGTCGTCGCCAAGCTGTTGCACCTCACCCGGCCCGACGCGGCGCTGTTCGGGCAGAAGGACGCCCAGCAGCTCGCCCTGATCCGCCGCATGGTGCGCGACCTGAACTTCGGCGTGGAGATCGTCGGCGTGCCCACCGTGCGTGAGGAGGACGGGCTCGCCCTCTCCAGTCGCAACCGGTACCTCTCGCCCGAGGAGCGGCGCACCGCGCTCGCCCTCTCGCAGGCCCTTTTCGCGGGCCGCGACCGGCACGCCGCCCAGGAGGCCCTGCGTGCCCGGGCCCGCGAGGTGCCCGCCACACGCGCACGTGCCGAGGCGCTGAGCGCGATCGGCGAATCCCGCGCCGCCGCCGACGCGCACGCGGTCGCCAAGGCCGTACCCGGCGCCCCCGCCGCCGTCCGCGCCGCCGCCCGCCTCGTCCTGGACGAGGCCGCCCGCCTCCAGCCGCCGCTGGTCCTGGACTACCTGGCGCTGGTCGATCCGTCCGACTTCACCGAGATCGAGGACGACTTCACCGGCGAGGCGGTCCTCGCCGTCGCCGCCCGGGTCGGGACGACCCGCCTGATCGACAACCTCCCCCTCACCTTCGGAGCCGCCTCGTGA
- the nadC gene encoding carboxylating nicotinate-nucleotide diphosphorylase, with translation MSTPDLPLVQSGGCGDGCGCGAEADDDAYMECGLDPALAQLLADAGLDPLEVEDIANVAIQEDLDHGVDVTTVATIPEDAVSTGDFVARDAGVVAGLRVAEAVISVVCTDEFEVERHVEDGDRVEEGQKLLSVTTRTRDLLTAERSALNLLCRLSGVATATRAWADALEGTSTRVRDTRKTTPGLRALEKFAVRMGGGVNHRMSLSDAALVKDNHVVAAGGVAQAFEAVREAFPEVPIEVEVDTLHQLREVVDAGADLILLDNFTPVECEEAVAIVQGRALLEASGRLTLANAGVYAKTGVDFLAVGALTHSSPILDIGLDLREASTDEASTDQASTDEAE, from the coding sequence GTGAGCACCCCCGACCTTCCCCTCGTCCAGAGCGGCGGCTGCGGCGACGGCTGCGGCTGCGGCGCCGAAGCGGACGACGACGCGTACATGGAGTGCGGTCTCGACCCCGCGCTCGCCCAGCTCCTCGCCGACGCCGGGCTCGACCCGCTGGAGGTCGAGGACATCGCGAACGTCGCCATCCAGGAGGACCTCGACCACGGCGTGGACGTGACGACCGTCGCCACCATCCCCGAGGACGCCGTCTCCACCGGCGACTTCGTCGCCCGTGACGCGGGCGTCGTCGCGGGCCTGCGGGTGGCCGAGGCGGTCATCTCCGTGGTCTGCACCGACGAGTTCGAGGTGGAGCGGCACGTCGAGGACGGCGACCGGGTCGAGGAGGGCCAGAAGCTCCTCAGCGTCACCACCCGCACCCGCGACCTCCTGACCGCCGAGCGCAGCGCGCTGAACCTGCTGTGCCGGCTGTCCGGCGTCGCGACCGCCACACGCGCGTGGGCGGACGCCCTGGAGGGCACCAGCACCCGCGTGCGCGACACCCGCAAGACGACGCCGGGCCTGCGCGCCCTGGAGAAGTTCGCGGTGCGCATGGGCGGCGGCGTCAACCACCGCATGTCGTTGTCGGACGCGGCGCTGGTCAAGGACAACCACGTGGTCGCCGCCGGCGGGGTCGCCCAGGCCTTCGAGGCCGTCCGCGAGGCCTTCCCGGAGGTGCCGATCGAGGTCGAGGTCGACACGCTGCACCAGCTGCGCGAGGTCGTGGACGCGGGGGCCGACCTGATCCTTCTCGACAACTTCACGCCCGTCGAGTGCGAGGAGGCGGTGGCCATCGTGCAGGGCCGGGCGCTCCTCGAAGCCTCGGGGCGGCTCACGCTCGCCAACGCCGGGGTGTACGCGAAGACCGGCGTCGACTTCCTGGCCGTGGGCGCGCTGACCCACTCCTCGCCGATCCTGGACATCGGCCTCGACCTGCGCGAGGCGTCGACGGACGAGGCATCGACGGACCAGGCCTCGACGGACGAGGCGGAGTAG
- a CDS encoding type III pantothenate kinase, translating to MLLTIDVGNTHTVLGLFDGEEIVEHWRISTDARRTADELAVLLQGLMGMHPLLGEELGDGIDGIAICATVPSVLHELREVTRRYYGDVPAVLVEPGVKTGVPILTDNPKEVGADRIINSVAAVELYGGPAIVVDFGTATTFDAVSARGEYVGGVIAPGIEISVDALGVKGAQLRKIEVARPRAVIGKNTVEAMQSGIIYGFAGQVDGVVNRMVRELAEDPDDVTVIATGGLAPMVLGESSVIDEHEPWLTLIGLRLVYERNVSRT from the coding sequence ATGCTGCTCACCATCGATGTCGGCAACACGCACACCGTCCTCGGTCTCTTCGACGGCGAGGAGATCGTCGAGCACTGGCGCATCTCCACGGACGCCCGCCGCACCGCCGACGAGCTCGCCGTGCTCCTCCAGGGACTAATGGGCATGCATCCGCTGCTCGGCGAGGAACTGGGCGACGGCATCGACGGCATCGCGATCTGCGCCACCGTCCCGTCCGTACTGCACGAACTGCGCGAGGTGACCCGCCGCTACTACGGCGACGTGCCCGCCGTGCTGGTCGAGCCCGGCGTCAAGACCGGCGTGCCGATCCTCACGGACAACCCCAAGGAGGTCGGCGCGGACCGCATCATCAACTCGGTCGCCGCCGTCGAGCTCTACGGGGGGCCGGCGATCGTCGTCGACTTCGGTACGGCGACCACTTTCGACGCGGTGAGCGCGCGGGGTGAGTACGTCGGTGGTGTCATCGCGCCCGGGATCGAGATCTCCGTGGACGCGCTCGGGGTCAAGGGGGCCCAGCTGCGCAAGATCGAGGTGGCTCGGCCACGGGCGGTCATCGGCAAGAACACCGTCGAGGCGATGCAGTCCGGGATCATCTACGGGTTCGCGGGGCAGGTCGACGGGGTCGTCAACCGGATGGTGCGTGAGCTGGCGGAGGATCCGGACGATGTCACCGTCATCGCTACGGGTGGGCTCGCGCCGATGGTTCTCGGCGAGTCCTCCGTCATCGACGAGCACGAGCCGTGGCTCACGCTGATCGGCCTGCGCCTGGTCTACGAACGCAACGTGTCCCGCACCTGA